The following are from one region of the Leptospira harrisiae genome:
- a CDS encoding FAD-dependent oxidoreductase yields the protein MKPGIYRDYKSYAKNETIVVDVVVIGSGCGGSTMAYELSKKGIKVALLEQGGNYHTGTFDNNELNMGGKVSAERNFHTTADGGINLVYGNNLGGASVHYWADSYRTPEDRLLLWNRKYGIENHLPEDLHSYWPELEADLHVTPAGEESFNPMNRLFRSASQRLGWEGHAVPQARKNCQKSGHCMQGCMFGAKQSQLVTHIPRAVQLGTDVYTDLRAEKLIFQGRKVAGLEAVVIDRRTLRPTATKVTFQSKAVCVSAGGFGSSTFLLRNGLKKRLPALGEYLVINPSPMVHALYEEPIIQWRNIPAAYGVEDFRLARYQNGKYKEGGYMLMPNQLQPATLAALVPSFGKDHYTYMKQMEHLGGTIGWIDDVDGELGSIEVDLFGKRKINYPFGKVTKQIFSDLTYKQMKLNFEAGAKEVFLAGMKLRKYSKLPKKEEIDALAWRPAEFPMAAPHPAGGCRMGKSSENSVVNSRHQVHGFENLFVADSSVFPTGVSVDPSFTIMAFSKKASEFVMNVM from the coding sequence ATGAAACCAGGAATTTACCGTGATTACAAAAGTTATGCGAAGAATGAGACCATCGTTGTTGATGTAGTGGTCATTGGTTCGGGATGTGGTGGTTCGACAATGGCTTATGAACTTTCCAAAAAAGGAATCAAAGTCGCTCTCCTGGAACAGGGAGGGAACTACCATACAGGAACCTTTGATAATAATGAACTCAATATGGGTGGCAAAGTTTCTGCAGAGAGAAATTTTCATACGACGGCAGACGGTGGGATCAACCTCGTATATGGAAACAATTTGGGTGGGGCCTCAGTGCACTACTGGGCTGATAGTTACCGTACACCTGAGGACAGGTTGTTATTATGGAACCGTAAGTATGGAATCGAAAATCATCTTCCTGAAGATCTACATTCTTATTGGCCGGAATTGGAAGCGGACCTTCATGTAACCCCAGCCGGTGAAGAATCCTTTAATCCGATGAACCGACTGTTTCGAAGCGCTTCACAAAGATTAGGTTGGGAAGGTCATGCCGTCCCACAAGCAAGAAAAAACTGTCAAAAATCTGGCCATTGTATGCAAGGTTGTATGTTTGGAGCCAAACAGTCACAACTTGTGACTCATATCCCAAGGGCAGTACAACTCGGAACCGATGTGTATACAGACCTTCGGGCAGAAAAGTTAATTTTCCAAGGTAGGAAAGTTGCAGGCCTTGAAGCTGTTGTGATTGATCGAAGAACTTTACGACCTACAGCGACAAAGGTAACGTTTCAATCCAAAGCGGTTTGTGTTTCGGCAGGTGGGTTTGGTAGTTCTACTTTTTTACTTCGCAATGGCCTAAAAAAAAGATTACCAGCTCTTGGTGAGTATTTGGTAATCAATCCATCTCCGATGGTACATGCGTTATATGAAGAACCCATCATCCAATGGAGAAACATTCCTGCTGCTTATGGAGTGGAGGACTTTCGTTTGGCCAGATACCAAAATGGAAAGTACAAAGAGGGTGGGTATATGTTAATGCCAAACCAATTACAACCAGCTACTCTGGCGGCCCTCGTTCCTAGTTTTGGAAAAGACCATTATACTTATATGAAACAAATGGAACATTTGGGTGGGACCATTGGTTGGATTGACGATGTGGACGGGGAACTTGGTTCAATAGAAGTGGATCTATTCGGAAAAAGAAAAATCAATTACCCATTTGGAAAGGTCACCAAACAAATCTTTAGCGACCTGACATACAAACAGATGAAGTTAAACTTTGAAGCGGGCGCCAAAGAAGTTTTCCTCGCAGGTATGAAACTTCGTAAATATTCCAAACTTCCTAAAAAAGAAGAAATTGATGCTCTCGCATGGAGACCTGCGGAATTTCCAATGGCAGCTCCCCATCCTGCCGGTGGATGCCGGATGGGGAAATCGAGCGAAAACTCAGTGGTGAATTCTCGCCACCAAGTCCATGGATTTGAAAACTTGTTTGTGGCAGACTCTTCTGTTTTTCCTACTGGGGTGAGTGTGGATCCTAGTTTTACCATTATGGCTTTTAGTAAAAAAGCCTCTGAGTTTGTAATGAATGTTATGTGA
- the rlmD gene encoding 23S rRNA (uracil(1939)-C(5))-methyltransferase RlmD yields MTQTNPGTKICTHFGTCGGCNYLDIDYTKELRKKEQNIKELFKTYRHLEFRTIVPSPSPEYYRHKIQLPFGRRIIGNKTLLTLGLFNKESTFVLDQTECQIQDPGLTEIALAVKQWARREGLLPYNEKSRRGMMKYLVARKSFSTGEIILGIVTAKEDIPHAKDASKRLHTAIQNRIGKTGKFGKIVGIIQNINTKHTTMALGREEHLLWGRPYIHEHFGKHKFRVGLSTFLQVNPIQTPSLYNLVLDEIDPESRVIDAYSGIGTISFWISGNCKEVIGIEENPNSHRTALESIKYNKVHNVRFRKGRVAEVLPSLFGKNYDTLVLDPPRTGLGVEVAETILGMGFKKIVYVSCDPMSLREDTNLLARQYFLNSVQPVDMFPRTDHVETVAVFRNKNLT; encoded by the coding sequence ATGACACAAACCAATCCCGGTACAAAAATCTGCACCCACTTCGGAACTTGTGGTGGTTGTAATTATCTAGACATTGATTACACCAAAGAACTTCGTAAAAAAGAACAAAACATCAAAGAACTTTTTAAAACGTATCGCCATCTAGAATTTCGTACCATTGTTCCAAGCCCATCGCCAGAATATTACCGTCATAAAATTCAACTTCCGTTTGGAAGAAGAATCATTGGAAATAAAACACTTCTTACCTTAGGACTTTTTAATAAAGAATCTACATTTGTACTCGATCAAACCGAATGTCAAATCCAAGATCCTGGTTTAACAGAAATTGCACTAGCCGTCAAACAATGGGCAAGGCGAGAAGGACTCCTTCCTTATAACGAAAAATCTAGACGTGGGATGATGAAATACCTTGTGGCAAGAAAATCTTTTTCCACAGGAGAAATCATTTTAGGAATTGTTACGGCGAAAGAAGATATTCCACATGCCAAAGATGCTTCCAAAAGACTCCACACTGCCATTCAAAACCGAATTGGTAAAACAGGAAAGTTTGGTAAAATAGTTGGAATCATCCAAAACATCAATACCAAACACACGACCATGGCACTGGGTCGCGAAGAACATTTGTTATGGGGTAGACCATACATACACGAACATTTTGGAAAACATAAATTCAGAGTTGGTCTTTCTACTTTTTTACAAGTCAACCCCATCCAAACACCAAGTTTGTACAATTTGGTTTTGGATGAAATCGATCCTGAGTCCCGTGTCATTGATGCGTATTCAGGAATTGGAACCATTTCTTTTTGGATTTCTGGAAACTGTAAAGAAGTGATCGGAATCGAAGAAAATCCCAATTCTCATAGAACTGCCTTGGAATCTATTAAGTATAACAAAGTACACAATGTACGGTTCCGCAAAGGAAGAGTGGCCGAAGTTCTACCAAGTTTATTTGGAAAAAACTATGATACCTTAGTACTGGATCCGCCGCGCACAGGACTCGGCGTCGAAGTGGCGGAAACCATTTTAGGAATGGGTTTTAAAAAAATTGTTTATGTGTCTTGTGATCCAATGAGTCTTCGGGAAGACACAAACCTTCTGGCAAGACAATACTTTTTAAATTCAGTGCAACCTGTGGATATGTTTCCAAGAACCGATCACGTTGAAACCGTAGCCGTTTTTAGGAATAAAAACCTCACATAA